In the genome of Epinephelus lanceolatus isolate andai-2023 chromosome 18, ASM4190304v1, whole genome shotgun sequence, one region contains:
- the csdc2b gene encoding uncharacterized protein csdc2b, whose product MKSHFLRAHTHTRTQSHHAIGISASCADSAAPRVVTSGFSVGLHGFSRLIYLTSRYIIHTESRQTHTHALIVLDPPEQSSRCTCPPDRLEVTTLTWITAEPVSHTKAGLSKQTDLQILQRTHNCVSSPSAAHQQPAARGVAAASNTASTPSSLVLITANMADPSLTSPSRTPLRSPNNSLTLSFPFVREGSQVWEEGREHPLPRDLPSPLITKRNRTYSATVRAHSGPVFKGVCKNFSRSQGHGFIRPSHGGDDIFVHISDIEGEYVPVEGDEVTYKVSRVPPKNLKVQAVEVKLIHLNPGTKHETWSGQVIST is encoded by the exons ATGAAGAGTCATTTtctgcgtgcacacacacacacacgcacacagtcgCATCACGCCATCGGAATCTCCGCCAGCTGCGCAGACTCAGCAGCCCCTCGCGTCGTCACATCAGGGTTTTCCGTCGGACTGCACGGATTTAGTCgacttatttatttaacaagtcGTTATATAATACACACCGAGTCAAGgcagactcacacacacgcgcTGATCGTCCTCGACCCACCGGAGCAGAGCAGCCGATGCA CCTGTCCTCCTGATAGACTTGAAGTGACAACGCTGACCTGGATAACTGCTGAGCCTGTGTCCCACACTAAGGCAGGCCTCTCCAAGCAGACGGACTTACAGATACTGCAGCGGACACACAACTGCGTCAGCAGCCCATCAGCAGCCCATCAGCAGCCTGCGGCTCGAGGTGTAGCAGCAGCATCCAACACTGCATCCACACCATCCTCCCTCGTCCTCATCACTGCTAACATGGCAGACCCCAGCCTCACGTCACCCTCCAGGACCCCGCTGCGCTCCCCCAACAACTCCCTCACCCTCTCCTTCCCTTTCGTGAGGGAGGGGAGCCAGGTatgggaggaagggagggagcaCCCGCTGCCTCGGGATTTGCCCAGCCCGCTGATAACCAAACGCAACCGCACCTACTCAGC TACGGTGCGTGCTCACTCAGGTCCAGTGTTTAAGGGTGTTTGTAAGAACTTCTCCAGGTCACAAGGTCACGGCTTCATCCGACCCTCCCACGGCGGCGACGACATCTTCGTTCACATCTCAGA CATCGAGGGGGAGTATGTCCCGGTCGAGGGCGACGAGGTCACGTACAAAGTGAGCCGGGTCCCGCCCAAGAACCTGAAGGTGCAGGCGGTGGAGGTGAAGCTCATACACCTCAACCCAGGGACGAAACACGAGACCTGGTCGGGCCAGGTCATCAGCACATAG
- the polr3h gene encoding DNA-directed RNA polymerase III subunit RPC8, producing MFVLVEMVDTVRIPPWDFHRQLNDAIAEELNKKLANKVVYNVGLCICLYDITKLEDSYIFPGDGASHTKVHFRYVVFHPFLDEILLGKIKYCSQEGVHVTMGFFDDILIPPESLQQPAKFDEAEQVWLWEYETDEGAHDLYMDQGEEIRFRVTDEIFVDTSPTGPSTATADTAAQPGQSTAPPAEESVEKKEAPYTLIGTICDPGLGLLSWWNS from the exons ATGTTCGTGTTGGTAGAGATGGTCGACACTGTCAGGATCCCTCCGTGGGACTTCCATAGACAACTCAACGACGCCATAGCTGAGGAGCTCAACAAGAAGCTGGCCAACAAG GTGGTCTATAACGTTGGCCTGTGCATCTGTTTGTATGACATCACTAAACTGGAGGACTCCTACATATTCCCAGGGGACGGAGCCTCACACACCAAAG TTCATTTCAGGTACGTTGTTTTTCATCCTTTCCTCGATGAGATCCTGCTCGGCAAGATCAAGTACTGCAGTCAAGAGGGAGTTCATG TGACGATGGGCTTCTTTGACGACATTCTCATTCCACCAGAGTCACTTCAACAGCCTGCAAAGTT TGATGAAGCAGAGCAAGTCTGGCTGTGGGAATACGAGACGGACGAGGGGGCCCACGACCTCTACATGGACCAAGGAGAGGAGATCCGTTTTCGAGTGACAGATGAAATCTTTGTGGACACATCGCCAACAGGCCCGTCCACCGCTACGGCAGACACAGCAGCACAACCGGGTCAGTCGACGGCGCCGCCAGCAGAGGAGAGCGTGGAGAAGAAAGAGGCACCGTATACTCTCATT GGGACCATCTGTGACCCTGGGCTGGGGCTACTGTCATGGTGGAACAGTTAG